A genomic window from Salvia hispanica cultivar TCC Black 2014 chromosome 5, UniMelb_Shisp_WGS_1.0, whole genome shotgun sequence includes:
- the LOC125190261 gene encoding UPF0057 membrane protein At2g24040-like, translating to MSCCIIFCEILLAILLPPLGVCLRHGCCTVEFFICLVLTILGYVPGIIYALYAIACLDPDRFRGEYYVLA from the exons ATGTCTTGCTGTATAATATTCTGCGAGATCCTACTCGCAATCTTGCTCCCTCCTCTCGGTGTCTGCCTCCGCCATGGCTGCTGCACG GTGGAGTTCTTCATTTGCTTGGTGTTGACTATCTTGGGGTATGTACCTGGGATCATCTACGCTCTCTACGCAATCGCCTGCCTTGATCCTGATAGGTTTCGTGGAGAGTACTATGTGCTGGCATGA